From Cellulomonas oligotrophica, a single genomic window includes:
- a CDS encoding multicopper oxidase domain-containing protein — protein MNRASRHLRANALVLAWLVAAAAATLVHRVLPEPGWVLVHLPLLGAVSTAILVWSQHFADTLLRHPAPPRALAVRLALHTAGALAVVAGHLTARPAVLVAGALAVAAAAVAQVVGIRRQRRGALPSRFGHLVRAYVAAGALLVPGVACGVAMAAAGPAPADYARWYVAHVVLTLLGWVGVTVAGTLVVLWPTILHTRIDEVAERTAVRSLQLLVGGVLVAAAGPAVGVRAVTCVGVGVVMVGVGLVARVLVRQARGAPPVTFAAGSVGAAVVWWGASVLALGVVVASAPDWQAVVPRLSALAPATVAGFAAQVLGGALAYLLPVVLGGGPAVARAVAAELDRAGVVRVVLLNGALVVFVLPAPSLVRVAASVLALVTGAWFLVLVVRAVLVARRAVPAPAVPPVAARSAPPDPVARAVQRARRRGAASLAAGVLLVTVAVAAAGDPVAAGLTRVTTTTAQAAAADGAATGRTTTVDVEAHEMRFVPDRVEVPAGDRLVLRVTNVDAGVHDLVLDGGATSGRLAPGQTATVDVGVVGADLAGWCSVAGHRLMGMTLDVVAVGAPATPAAAATDDATAGHAGHAGEGTGTSDDVPAADLLDLMARPGAGFVARDPALAPVDGSTTHRVTLRVTETVQEVAPGVTRTAWTFGGTAPGPVLHGRVGDTFVVTLVNDGTIGHSVDLHAGALAPDDVMRTIAPGERLTYTFTATRSGIWMYHCSTMPMSLHIANGMLGAVVVDPPGLPPVDHEYVLVQHELYLGAQGGLADEAALAAGDPTLVVFNGYAHQYRDRPLEVSTGDRVRVWVLDAGPNRSSSFHVVGGQFDTVYREGDWTLRDGGSTGTGGAQVLALGAAEGGFVELTFPEAGTYPFVTHVMGDAERGALGRFLVTDP, from the coding sequence ATGAACCGGGCCTCGCGCCACCTGCGCGCCAACGCCCTCGTCCTGGCCTGGCTCGTCGCCGCGGCCGCCGCCACCCTCGTCCACCGCGTGCTGCCCGAGCCGGGCTGGGTGCTCGTGCACCTGCCGCTGCTCGGCGCGGTCAGCACCGCGATCCTCGTGTGGAGCCAGCACTTCGCCGACACTCTGCTGCGCCACCCCGCGCCGCCGCGCGCGCTCGCCGTGCGCCTCGCGCTGCACACCGCCGGGGCGCTCGCGGTCGTCGCCGGGCACCTCACCGCCCGGCCCGCCGTGCTCGTGGCGGGTGCGCTCGCCGTGGCCGCCGCCGCCGTGGCCCAGGTCGTCGGGATCCGCCGGCAGCGCCGCGGTGCCCTGCCGTCCCGGTTCGGACACCTCGTGCGCGCCTACGTCGCCGCGGGCGCGCTGCTCGTGCCGGGCGTCGCGTGCGGCGTCGCGATGGCCGCCGCGGGGCCCGCGCCCGCGGACTACGCCCGGTGGTACGTCGCGCACGTGGTGCTGACGCTGCTCGGCTGGGTCGGGGTCACCGTCGCCGGCACGCTCGTCGTGCTGTGGCCGACGATCCTGCACACCCGCATCGACGAGGTCGCCGAGCGCACCGCCGTGCGGTCCCTGCAGCTCCTCGTCGGCGGCGTCCTCGTCGCCGCCGCGGGCCCCGCCGTCGGGGTGCGCGCGGTCACCTGCGTCGGCGTGGGCGTGGTGATGGTCGGCGTCGGGCTCGTCGCCCGGGTGCTCGTCCGGCAGGCGCGCGGCGCACCCCCGGTGACCTTCGCCGCGGGCAGCGTCGGGGCGGCGGTCGTCTGGTGGGGCGCGTCGGTGCTCGCGCTCGGCGTGGTCGTCGCGTCCGCACCCGACTGGCAGGCCGTCGTCCCGCGGCTGTCCGCACTCGCCCCCGCCACGGTGGCCGGGTTCGCCGCGCAGGTGCTCGGCGGGGCGCTGGCCTACCTGCTGCCCGTGGTCCTCGGCGGCGGGCCGGCCGTCGCACGGGCCGTCGCGGCCGAGCTCGACCGTGCGGGCGTCGTCCGCGTCGTCCTGCTCAACGGTGCCCTCGTCGTCTTCGTCCTGCCCGCCCCGAGCCTCGTGCGCGTGGCCGCGTCGGTGCTCGCGCTGGTCACGGGCGCGTGGTTCCTCGTGCTCGTGGTCCGCGCCGTGCTCGTGGCCCGGCGGGCCGTTCCCGCCCCGGCCGTGCCACCCGTGGCCGCGCGGTCGGCGCCGCCGGACCCGGTGGCCCGCGCCGTGCAGCGCGCCCGGCGGCGCGGTGCCGCCAGCCTGGCCGCCGGGGTCCTGCTCGTGACCGTCGCCGTCGCCGCGGCCGGCGACCCCGTCGCGGCTGGCCTCACCCGGGTGACGACCACGACGGCGCAGGCCGCCGCGGCGGACGGGGCCGCGACCGGGCGCACCACCACCGTCGACGTCGAGGCGCACGAGATGCGGTTCGTCCCCGACCGGGTCGAGGTCCCCGCCGGCGACCGCCTCGTCCTGCGGGTCACGAACGTCGACGCGGGCGTGCACGACCTCGTCCTCGACGGCGGTGCGACGTCGGGTCGTCTCGCGCCCGGGCAGACCGCCACCGTCGACGTCGGCGTGGTCGGCGCGGACCTGGCCGGCTGGTGCTCGGTGGCCGGGCACCGCCTCATGGGCATGACCCTCGACGTCGTCGCCGTCGGAGCACCCGCGACCCCGGCCGCGGCCGCCACCGACGACGCGACCGCGGGGCACGCGGGCCACGCCGGGGAGGGCACCGGCACGTCCGACGACGTGCCCGCCGCCGACCTGCTCGACCTCATGGCCCGACCCGGCGCCGGGTTCGTCGCACGCGACCCGGCGCTGGCGCCGGTCGACGGCTCGACCACGCACCGCGTCACGCTCCGCGTCACCGAGACGGTCCAGGAGGTCGCCCCCGGGGTCACGCGCACCGCGTGGACGTTCGGCGGTACGGCACCGGGGCCCGTGCTGCACGGGCGCGTCGGCGACACGTTCGTCGTCACCCTCGTCAACGACGGCACGATCGGGCACTCGGTCGACCTCCACGCCGGCGCGCTCGCCCCCGACGACGTCATGCGCACGATCGCCCCCGGCGAGCGCCTGACCTACACGTTCACGGCCACCCGCAGCGGCATCTGGATGTACCACTGCTCGACCATGCCGATGAGCCTGCACATCGCCAACGGCATGCTCGGGGCCGTCGTCGTCGACCCGCCCGGCCTGCCGCCCGTCGACCACGAGTACGTGCTGGTCCAGCACGAGCTGTACCTCGGCGCGCAGGGCGGCCTCGCCGACGAGGCGGCGCTCGCGGCGGGCGACCCCACGCTCGTCGTGTTCAACGGGTACGCCCACCAGTACCGCGACCGCCCGCTCGAGGTGTCGACCGGCGACCGCGTCCGGGTCTGGGTGCTCGACGCCGGGCCGAACCGGTCCTCGTCGTTCCACGTCGTCGGCGGCCAGTTCGACACGGTCTACCGCGAGGGCGACTGGACCCTGCGCGACGGCGGCTCCACGGGCACCGGCGGGGCCCAGGTCCTCGCGCTCGGCGCGGCCGAGGGCGGCTTCGTCGAGCTGACGTTCCCCGAGGCCGGCACGTACCCGTTCGTCACGCACGTCATGGGCGACGCGGAGCGCGGGGCACTGGGCCGGTTCCTCGTCACCGACCCCTGA